The following proteins are encoded in a genomic region of Coregonus clupeaformis isolate EN_2021a chromosome 14, ASM2061545v1, whole genome shotgun sequence:
- the LOC121581180 gene encoding Golgi reassembly-stacking protein 2 — MGGLQSVEIPGGGSEGYHVLRVQENSPGHRAGLEPFFDFIVSINNERLNKDNDTLKDLLKASVEKPVRMLVYSSKTLELRESTVTPSNLWGGQGLLGVSIRFCSFEGANENIWHVLEVEPNSPAALAGLRPHTDYIIGADTVMNESEDLFSLIETHEGKGLKLYVYNTDTDNCREVVITPNSAWGGEGSLGCGIGYGYLHRIPTRPFEEGKKISFPDHIPSGEPISPLKDGFTQVQLSAVTPPPAVPSVPTGLEDSLSGLSISSAPPTIPSEFRTGLPTVPLLPTSISPSLSPLNPATTTFNPATTLPGLMPLPGSLSTLPNLTNLNLGALPGLSAVSLAGFPPLAPLPPLNLPGLAPLLPMPAMLPQLPLLPPGVTSFPPVDLSSLTLPTVTPAPEKQTLPDATSTTTVPSTAKGSNNITATELPPRAETAPTELQASTEMTTSS; from the exons ATGGGGGGATTGCAGAGTGTCGAGATACCGGGAGGAGGATCCGAAGGCTACCATGTTCTTCGG GTTCAGGAGAACTCTCCAGGACACCGGGCAGGACTGGAGCCTTTCTTTGACTTCATCGTCTCCATCAACAATGAAAGACTG AACAAGGACAATGACACCCTGAAGGACCTACTGAAGGCCAGTGTGGAGAAGCCGGTCAGGATGCTGGTCTACTCCTCTAAGACCCTGGAGCTCAGGGAGTCCACCGTCACCCCTAGCAACCTCTGGGGCGGCCAGGGCCTACTGGGAGTCTCCATACGCTTCTGCAGCTTCGAGGGAGCCAATGAGAACATCTGGCACGTGCTG gagGTGGAGCCGAACTCTCCGGCAGCCCTGGCTGGCTTGCGGCCTCACACTGATTACATCATAGGAGCCGACACCGTTATGAACGAG TCGGAGGACCTGTTTTCTCTGATAGAGACCCATGAGGGGAAGGGGCTGAAGCTGTATGTCtataacacagacacagacaactgCAGAGAGGTGGTCATCACCCCCAACAGCGCCTGGGGAGGGGAGGGCAG TCTGGGATGTGGGATAGGATACGGATACCTGCACAGAATTCCCACCCGACCATTTGAAGAGGGGAAGAAGATCAGTTTTCCAGATCATATTCCCAGTGGTGAGCCCATCAGCCCGCTCAAGGACGGATTCACTCAG GTTCAGCTGTCAGCTGTAACCCCACCGCCTGCCGTGCCTTCTGTCCCCACGGGGCTCGAGGATTCACTGTCCGGCCTGTCAATCAGCTCAGCCCCGCCCACTATCCCCAGCGAGTTTCGGACAG gTCTCCCCACCGTTCCCCTGCTGCCCACCTCCATCAGCCCCTCCCTGAGCCCCCTAAACCCTGCCACCACGACCTTCAACCCCGCCACCACGCTACCAG GTCTGATGCCTCTCCCGGGCAGCCTCTCCACACTTCCAAACCTCACCAACCTCAACCTCGGCGCACTACCAGGCCTCAGCGCTGTGTCGTTAGCAG GTTTCCCTCCACtcgcccccctccctcctctgaaCCTGCCCGGTCtcgcccccctcctccccatgCCCGCCATGCTGCCCCAGCTACCCCTCCTGCCCCCAGGGGTAACATCTTTTCCCCCGGTCgacctctcctccctcacccttCCAACAGTCACCCCAGCTCCAGAGAAGCAGACCCTCCCTGATGCCACATCTACTACCACAGTTCCCTCTACTGCCAAGGGCAGCAACAATATCACCGCCACAGAACTGCCCCCACGGGCGGAAACCGCCCCCACGGAATTACAGGCTTCCACGGAGATGACGACGTCGTCGTAA